In Pontiella desulfatans, one DNA window encodes the following:
- a CDS encoding RusA family crossover junction endodeoxyribonuclease produces the protein MQFFLAIDPPRTTHQMKKVRVVKGKPQFYEPTKLAEARRDLYEALHPHKPAEPIDGAIRLVAKWCWNGKADGQYKTTKPDVDNSTKLLLDVMTKLGYWHDDAQVASLIVEKFWSRQPGIFISIEGLSQ, from the coding sequence ATGCAGTTCTTCCTGGCCATCGATCCACCGCGAACCACGCACCAGATGAAGAAGGTGCGAGTCGTGAAGGGTAAGCCGCAGTTCTACGAGCCGACCAAGTTGGCCGAAGCTCGCCGCGATCTGTATGAGGCATTGCATCCACATAAACCAGCCGAGCCAATCGACGGCGCCATCCGACTTGTTGCCAAGTGGTGTTGGAATGGCAAGGCCGATGGCCAGTACAAGACCACCAAGCCCGACGTGGACAACAGCACCAAGTTGCTGCTTGATGTCATGACCAAGCTTGGCTACTGGCACGATGACGCACAGGTGGCGTCTCTGATCGTGGAAAAGTTCTGGTCGAGGCAACCGGGCATCTTCATCAGCATTGAGGGGCTTTCGCAATAA
- a CDS encoding AAA family ATPase, whose amino-acid sequence MTAYDVIERKLRDGMVQGQMHGCLRDVGRLAGGYASTGAIQPMDLFQLEQLAASLSMNAKEGTDKWCEAVKFGRGQPIDWEEPQEYQRRESKELEWDSEIGGRHDTLKVVDSNWIQDEEIHEPNDWQPVNELIRYLSALFQSDDHVGYVTECWEKDGKHLPKKGCFDRTAGELIDQLQKCKGDIGAVIGDTLPEVGAWIRFNPFDGVGIKDENVSELRYALVESDTVEIPRQIALLKELELPIVTMVHSGGKSVHAVVRIEADSMDVYRKRVDFLYEVCKKNGLEIDRQNRNPSRLSRMPGILRNGKKQFLVGTNIGKLSWAEWEDWIQDLNDDLPDPEALDSVFDNLPDKSPELIAGVLRQGHKMRIAGPSKAGKSFKLNHLCIAIAEGWDWLGWQCAQGPVLYVNLELDRASCLHRFRDIYRALGREPKNVRNIDIWNLRGKAVPMDKLAPKLIRRSLKKGYKAIVIDPIYKVITGDENSAEAMSHFCNQFDKICAELGAAVIDCHHHSKGGQGAKRSADRASGSGVFARDPDALLDLIELEAEEPKKVRENRAVCEAISSYLDKHAPGWQDEIADDDAMVEKKFEPKAKKLLSHDQGEELNHIMMATRMPIRQATAWRIEATLREFAPFKPRNLWFQYPVHITEANLLNEASPAGDEAPWQKKQGVKKMSKTERVIERKNGFVQALEACSMDGPPTVTNMMEYMGLSKRTIMGRLKECGYAAPSGQIVKKEDI is encoded by the coding sequence ATGACCGCATACGACGTAATCGAGCGCAAGCTTCGGGATGGGATGGTACAGGGGCAAATGCACGGCTGCTTGCGTGACGTTGGCCGGCTGGCGGGTGGCTATGCCTCGACGGGTGCTATTCAGCCGATGGATTTGTTTCAGCTTGAGCAGCTGGCGGCATCGCTTTCGATGAATGCCAAGGAGGGCACGGATAAATGGTGTGAAGCCGTGAAGTTTGGACGCGGCCAGCCGATTGACTGGGAAGAGCCGCAGGAATACCAGCGGCGCGAATCGAAGGAGCTGGAATGGGACTCGGAAATCGGCGGAAGGCACGACACCCTAAAGGTGGTGGATTCCAACTGGATTCAGGATGAAGAGATACACGAGCCGAACGATTGGCAACCGGTTAACGAGCTTATTCGCTATCTGTCGGCTTTGTTTCAATCCGACGACCATGTGGGCTATGTTACGGAGTGCTGGGAGAAGGACGGCAAGCACCTGCCGAAAAAGGGCTGTTTCGACCGTACCGCCGGCGAGCTGATCGACCAGCTTCAAAAGTGCAAGGGCGACATTGGCGCCGTGATTGGCGACACCCTGCCGGAAGTTGGCGCGTGGATTCGCTTCAACCCGTTCGATGGCGTGGGCATCAAGGACGAAAATGTTTCGGAACTGCGTTATGCCCTCGTTGAATCCGACACGGTGGAAATACCGCGCCAGATCGCCCTGCTGAAGGAGTTGGAATTGCCGATTGTGACCATGGTGCATAGCGGCGGCAAGAGCGTGCATGCCGTGGTGCGCATCGAGGCCGACAGTATGGATGTCTACCGCAAGCGCGTGGATTTCCTTTATGAGGTGTGCAAAAAGAACGGGCTGGAGATTGACCGCCAGAACCGCAACCCGTCGCGGCTGTCCAGAATGCCGGGGATTCTGCGCAATGGCAAAAAGCAGTTTTTGGTCGGCACCAATATCGGAAAACTGAGTTGGGCGGAATGGGAGGACTGGATTCAGGATCTGAACGACGACCTGCCCGATCCCGAGGCGCTGGATAGCGTCTTTGACAATCTGCCGGATAAATCGCCGGAACTGATTGCCGGCGTGCTGCGGCAAGGGCATAAGATGCGTATTGCGGGGCCATCGAAGGCGGGGAAGAGTTTTAAGCTGAACCATCTCTGTATTGCCATTGCCGAGGGCTGGGACTGGCTGGGTTGGCAATGCGCCCAGGGGCCGGTGCTCTATGTTAATCTGGAGCTTGATCGGGCCAGCTGCCTGCATCGTTTCCGCGACATCTACAGGGCATTGGGCCGAGAGCCGAAGAATGTGCGAAACATCGACATTTGGAATCTGCGTGGCAAGGCCGTGCCGATGGATAAGCTGGCACCGAAGTTGATACGGCGCTCGCTGAAAAAGGGATATAAGGCCATCGTGATCGATCCGATTTACAAGGTCATCACCGGCGACGAAAACAGCGCCGAGGCCATGAGCCACTTTTGCAATCAGTTCGATAAGATTTGCGCCGAGCTGGGTGCTGCGGTAATCGACTGCCATCATCATTCAAAGGGTGGACAGGGAGCAAAGCGCAGCGCCGACCGTGCAAGTGGGTCCGGAGTGTTTGCCCGCGATCCCGATGCCCTGCTCGATCTGATCGAACTGGAGGCCGAGGAACCGAAAAAGGTGCGCGAAAACCGGGCGGTGTGTGAAGCCATTTCATCCTATTTGGATAAGCACGCACCCGGCTGGCAGGATGAAATTGCCGACGACGACGCCATGGTGGAAAAGAAGTTTGAACCCAAGGCTAAGAAACTGCTTTCCCATGATCAGGGCGAAGAGCTCAACCATATCATGATGGCAACACGCATGCCGATCAGGCAGGCCACGGCCTGGCGCATCGAGGCCACGCTGCGGGAGTTCGCACCCTTCAAGCCGCGAAACCTCTGGTTTCAATATCCGGTTCATATCACTGAGGCCAATCTGCTGAACGAGGCCAGCCCAGCCGGCGACGAAGCGCCGTGGCAAAAGAAGCAAGGTGTAAAGAAGATGTCGAAGACCGAGCGGGTCATTGAGCGCAAGAACGGTTTCGTTCAAGCCCTTGAAGCCTGCTCGATGGACGGCCCGCCAACGGTCACCAACATGATGGAATATATGGGGCTTTCGAAGCGCACCATCATGGGCCGACTGAAAGAGTGTGGCTATGCCGCACCATCCGGCCAGATCGTCAAAAAGGAGGATATTTAA
- a CDS encoding terminase gpA endonuclease subunit codes for MTEPITIDGMSRQAKHNARKREDLQNIGTIPKPANVRRRNSCRKNLLKFLRTYLGQTFYLEFCDDQIAAVKSIEAAVMNGGLAAIAMPRGFGKTSISEGAAIWGILFGHIRFGVVIGSDQKAAESILADITTEFENNELLQDDFPEVCKPVEHLEGRVQRCGSQHVNGEPTHMQWKSARLVFPTVPKTKYTLARGSVLQAKGLTAGVRGLHHKNMDAKIRPDFVILDDPQTRESAKSFDQSEAREKIIRGDVMGLAGHDRVISAVMPCTVIEKGDLADRFLDRGNNPEWRGHRTKLVYAWGVKNKAKGSKHEYENSALWDAYKEIWQRCKLNGDMAEANAFYKSNRKAMDAGVEVASKYFYDSSEELSAVQHAFHLLYKVGEPAFLAEYQNEPPGEENDSYKIAADDVRNALNHLGRRKLPNEAQYLTAMIDVNYLGLNWAAAGFDSKRAGWIADYGKYPDGRKWLWSKAIAAKQGLTEEQAVYQGVMKLGELLHSTEFVREDGTRIFFNAIMFDANYMTDTVAKACKALSRKLNFQVWTSRSRPTKQYRTARGAKVMKRAQDVHLEKNDRGFECVYVSDRWQKDAQQGFKLFAGAPLSISLFGNDPLKHERMGAEIASQQLLQLLRGDIVDSYTWTPPNGRNDLLDAVKGCIAAAALLGAGQADPVKRRAKKARKPRVQKIQI; via the coding sequence ATGACCGAGCCGATTACAATTGATGGCATGAGCCGGCAGGCGAAGCACAACGCCAGGAAGCGCGAGGATCTTCAGAACATTGGAACGATCCCGAAGCCGGCGAATGTTCGGCGTCGAAATTCGTGCCGAAAGAATCTGCTGAAGTTTCTGCGCACCTATTTAGGCCAGACGTTCTACCTTGAATTTTGCGACGACCAGATCGCGGCGGTGAAGAGCATCGAGGCAGCGGTGATGAACGGCGGGCTGGCAGCGATTGCGATGCCGCGCGGTTTTGGCAAGACCTCGATTTCGGAGGGTGCGGCAATCTGGGGAATCCTGTTCGGCCATATCCGGTTCGGGGTGGTGATCGGCTCGGATCAGAAAGCGGCGGAATCGATCCTTGCCGACATCACGACGGAATTTGAAAACAACGAGCTGTTGCAGGATGACTTTCCCGAGGTGTGCAAGCCGGTCGAGCATTTGGAAGGTCGGGTGCAGCGGTGCGGATCCCAGCATGTGAACGGCGAGCCAACGCACATGCAATGGAAGTCGGCGCGGCTAGTCTTCCCCACCGTTCCGAAGACCAAGTACACCTTGGCGCGGGGCTCGGTGCTCCAGGCTAAAGGATTGACTGCCGGCGTTCGTGGTCTGCATCACAAAAACATGGATGCGAAGATCAGGCCTGATTTCGTTATTTTGGATGATCCGCAAACCCGGGAGAGCGCGAAGAGCTTCGACCAGAGCGAGGCGCGGGAAAAGATTATTCGCGGCGACGTAATGGGACTGGCCGGCCATGATCGGGTTATATCGGCAGTGATGCCATGCACAGTGATCGAAAAAGGCGACCTGGCCGATCGGTTCCTTGACCGTGGGAATAATCCAGAGTGGCGCGGCCACCGCACGAAGCTGGTTTATGCCTGGGGCGTGAAGAACAAGGCCAAGGGCAGCAAGCACGAATATGAAAACTCGGCGCTGTGGGATGCCTACAAGGAAATTTGGCAACGTTGCAAATTGAATGGCGACATGGCCGAGGCCAATGCGTTCTATAAATCCAACCGCAAGGCCATGGATGCCGGCGTCGAGGTGGCGAGTAAATATTTCTACGACAGCAGCGAGGAACTTTCCGCCGTTCAGCATGCTTTCCATCTGCTGTACAAAGTCGGCGAGCCCGCTTTTCTTGCCGAGTATCAAAACGAGCCGCCCGGGGAGGAAAACGACAGCTACAAGATCGCCGCCGACGATGTGCGCAATGCCTTGAACCATCTCGGGCGGCGTAAGCTACCGAACGAAGCGCAGTATCTGACGGCCATGATCGATGTCAACTATCTTGGCCTGAACTGGGCGGCGGCTGGTTTCGATAGCAAGCGCGCGGGCTGGATCGCCGACTATGGCAAATATCCGGATGGGCGAAAGTGGCTATGGTCGAAGGCCATTGCGGCCAAGCAGGGACTGACCGAGGAGCAGGCCGTCTATCAAGGTGTGATGAAACTGGGCGAACTTCTGCACAGTACCGAATTCGTGCGCGAGGACGGCACCCGCATCTTTTTCAATGCGATCATGTTCGACGCCAACTATATGACCGACACCGTGGCGAAGGCCTGCAAGGCGCTTTCGCGAAAGCTCAACTTCCAGGTGTGGACATCGAGATCCCGACCGACGAAGCAGTACCGGACGGCGCGCGGTGCCAAGGTGATGAAGCGGGCGCAGGATGTTCATCTCGAAAAGAATGACCGCGGATTTGAGTGCGTCTATGTCAGCGACCGCTGGCAGAAGGATGCACAGCAGGGCTTTAAACTGTTCGCCGGCGCTCCCCTATCCATTTCGCTTTTCGGCAACGATCCGCTGAAGCATGAGCGCATGGGCGCCGAGATTGCCAGCCAGCAGCTGCTTCAGTTGTTGCGCGGCGACATTGTCGATTCCTACACCTGGACGCCCCCGAACGGGCGCAACGATTTGCTCGACGCCGTCAAGGGCTGTATTGCCGCCGCCGCCCTGCTCGGGGCTGGCCAGGCCGACCCCGTAAAGCGACGGGCAAAAAAAGCGCGCAAGCCCCGAGTGCAAAAAATTCAAATTTAA
- a CDS encoding PcfJ domain-containing protein has protein sequence MTFDHLKYAPLSASAVRRILQFDQDAGFGPDGNQQNRNRFYLYLTQRKSDVEIRTVAVKARKRHEQPVVKEVALASVDDPWIRIHDLGFVHMSGYSVDWSPEGVGPAKYWDYRGRWESEAYGLRCMWKIDAPVVNPELLKRTRRFRWSAWEPKNGHILDYLKVYTEHPEIELLAKNGLGHFCTKVSLLRKLKKDRGFRQFFTQNIDAIKYCRFNIPEITMAYNKGITLAHAQQIQEARRRFRGNGLPREIDPLKALRYIEQKKVTPWQFTGYLHNCQTLNMNLADTKVSFPKQFNARRRHVQDQIDVIRAEAKELRQKAEAKTKREMPKKIAAIAEQWSWLEKLRGSYRIVLPRSVKEFSAEGKALANCLGRGYAAKVARGEVLIVFVRERAAPDTAFVAVEYNLKRGVVTQCYGSKNSKPPKKVLEFMNRAFSNNSSLEEAA, from the coding sequence ATGACCTTCGATCATCTTAAATATGCCCCGCTGTCGGCAAGTGCGGTTCGCCGCATTCTTCAATTCGATCAGGATGCCGGCTTCGGGCCTGATGGAAACCAGCAGAACCGCAACCGCTTCTATTTGTATCTAACCCAGCGGAAGTCTGATGTGGAGATCCGTACTGTGGCCGTGAAGGCTCGAAAGCGCCATGAACAGCCGGTGGTGAAGGAAGTTGCGCTGGCCAGTGTTGATGATCCGTGGATCCGCATTCATGATCTTGGTTTCGTTCATATGAGCGGATACAGCGTGGACTGGTCGCCGGAAGGCGTTGGCCCTGCGAAGTATTGGGATTATCGAGGACGGTGGGAATCGGAGGCGTATGGTTTACGCTGCATGTGGAAAATCGACGCGCCGGTGGTTAATCCGGAGCTACTGAAGCGGACGCGCCGATTCAGATGGTCGGCCTGGGAGCCTAAAAACGGGCATATCCTTGATTACTTGAAAGTATATACAGAGCATCCGGAAATTGAATTGCTTGCGAAAAACGGCTTGGGTCATTTCTGCACGAAGGTTTCCCTGCTCCGGAAACTGAAGAAGGATCGAGGGTTCCGGCAGTTTTTCACGCAGAACATCGATGCCATCAAATACTGTCGATTCAACATCCCCGAAATCACGATGGCGTACAACAAGGGAATCACCCTTGCCCATGCCCAGCAAATTCAGGAAGCCCGACGCCGGTTTCGTGGCAATGGTCTTCCGCGCGAAATTGATCCACTGAAGGCGCTTCGGTATATCGAGCAAAAGAAAGTCACGCCGTGGCAATTCACAGGCTATCTGCACAACTGCCAGACGCTGAATATGAATCTGGCCGACACAAAGGTTTCATTCCCGAAGCAGTTCAATGCGCGCCGGCGGCATGTGCAGGATCAGATCGACGTTATTCGGGCGGAAGCCAAAGAACTGCGCCAGAAGGCGGAGGCGAAAACTAAACGGGAAATGCCTAAGAAAATCGCGGCCATTGCCGAGCAGTGGAGTTGGCTGGAAAAGTTGCGAGGTTCCTACCGGATTGTGCTCCCGCGCTCGGTGAAAGAATTTTCGGCCGAGGGCAAGGCGCTGGCGAATTGCCTGGGCAGAGGTTATGCGGCCAAGGTTGCGCGAGGTGAGGTTTTAATTGTCTTCGTGCGTGAACGCGCTGCCCCCGATACGGCCTTCGTGGCGGTTGAATACAACCTGAAGCGCGGCGTCGTTACCCAGTGTTATGGCAGCAAGAACAGCAAGCCACCGAAGAAGGTGCTGGAATTTATGAATAGAGCTTTCAGCAACAATTCCAGTTTAGAGGAGGCGGCTTAA